The Gossypium hirsutum isolate 1008001.06 chromosome D07, Gossypium_hirsutum_v2.1, whole genome shotgun sequence genome includes the window TACAAGTAACCAGAAATGACTTGATTCTCAAACTCAATTGATAATGCTTAAAATAACTCAAAATGATTTGAGCTGAATTTGAAAACCAAAATGACCTAAACTCAAAATGATTTGACTCAAAACAAGTGACacaaattcaaaataatccaaactCAAAATGATTTGGAGCATAACCTAAAATGAcccctaaaaatttaaatttcagcCTAAATTAATCCAACTTGAAATCAATCCAACCATTCTATCAATAGGTAAAGATGACAAAAGCAATAAGAAAATATATGTTGGCAAAAATGAAATTTCAACTTACAAACCAAATCACATTTGTTGGTTGATTGCCATATATATCATCAACACTAAAACATTATTTATCCTTACCTCCTTAAGACTATATACTCTTAAAATAGCATTTTTGGGTAATAGTACATGACTCGTGTACTTTCAATAGGTTCAATGCCATGGAGAATCATGAATGGGAGTTACAACAGACTTGATTTGTAGATACTGGTTAAGTGCATCCAAACCATAATCTCTTCCAAACCCGCTCATCTTGTACCCGCCATAAGGGCAATCCATATCGAACACAGCGTAACAGTTGATCCACACGATACCAGCACGGACCGATCTCGAAACAGTGTTTGCCACATTCAAGTCCTTCGTTATAACCCCAGCTGCCAGACCATAAGTCGTGTTGTTTGCCCTCTTAATCCCCTCTTCCATAGTTCttacaaaagaaaaaacaaaatggtACATGAATTTGTTTCATCGACAAGAACAAAAACATAGTATGGTAAAAGTAAAATGGAGGCTTTTGTACTGAaaattagattgcattttgtcccttttactaaaaaatagaggaaaattagtccttataaattagattaaagactaaattggtCCTTTCTgttaaaatattcatccatttctattgtaAAAAACTGGCGTGGTTGACGAAATAACCAGACAGTTACACTTGCCATGCTACGTATTCCTTGTGCTAACGTACAGggaccagtttttaacaatagaaatgaatgtaatttataacagAAGGAccgatttgctctttgatctaaagttcaataactaatttgcccattttgaAAGTAGAAGGGTAAAATGCAATTCGACTCTTAATACAAGGGCCTATGGTACATTTACcaacatagtttttttttctttttttaaaataaaagctaCTTACTTGAACTTCATCAATGACATTACtggcccaaaaatttcattttttgctACGATCATATCATCCTGTTAAACAAAAGGTCCCCATAGATGAAGAAACATATAAAAAAACATCATAGAATTTTAAGGTTGTCCAAACAATATATTTGTTACCTTAACATCAGCAAATATGGTAGGCTGTATGTAATATCCCTTTTGGCCAATGTGTTTGCCTCCTGTTAGTAAAGTAGCTCCTTCTCTTTTGCCATGCTCGATGTATGATAGGATTTTCTCGAATTGCTTCTTATCAGTCTACACCATTtgtcaaaaaaagaagaagcagttattcatattaatttatataggttcggttctaaagtgcaattttaccatatataaacttttaattttaacatttttaaaagactaaaaaatgattttctattatttgggAGCCAATGCCCGTAAGCCCATCAAGTAAGCTCATTTCTTCGACAATACGACTTAATTGCAACAGACATCCCTGGATTAAGACCGGTATTTTAAATTGGTCCCgaattttaaaacattctaattgaATCCTTAAAGGAGAAAGTACATAGCAAGTCCTACTGGGGACAAAGCTAAAATTTTATCTTTGagggccaaaattaaattataaaattttaaatggatcaaagtacaattttatatttatatatgcttgTTATTTTAGAATcttaaaagggattaaattaaaactttttatctTTAAGGGATCAATGTGTATTTCTATCATTAaactaacttataaatttaaaaactttaaaagattaaaatgataatttaccATTTGAGGCAGGGGTAGGGCTACCTATCCCCCTTGGCATTGTCCCTGAGTCCCACTATTATAAGGACCGGTTCAAGTTAATTCCTATactattaaatttatcattttaatctttgtattagtaaaaagaatcaaataaagttaaaatagAGTAACATTTAGTGtttaaaaaatgttatttattatttaatagagttggtatttttatatattatatgggtttgcaaacagaaaaaaaaattttatgtgattttttaaacaataaatgttaaccctatcaaaatttaacattattttattcttttcactagttcaaggattaaattaattcatttaatagtaAAGGAATTGATTTGAGCCGGCCCTTATAATAGAGGGACTTGACAccctatttttttttcaacatgTCAAATTCAAGCTATTAATACAATAGGTACACATGTTTAGAATATGCTTCATGTTAAAGGCGGATATAAAGGGGATAGGCAAGGGCCCTAATCCGCCcctcaaattaaaaaattgtaattatagTCCCttataaatgatcaaattataaattaatatagggGAAAATTATGCTTTGGCCCttctaaaaaatgaaaaaaaaatctatttaacccttttaaaaatcataaaatcataaattaatatatgataaaatttatatttaacatcttaaaatattaaaattcaattttgattcCTCAAAAAAAATTCCTTGATTCGCTTCGCTGTTAGATTCAAACTAACATTTATAATCCAAACTAATGATTAGATTAACAAAAAATCCTAATCAACAAAGTTAGAAGACTCAATTAAAACAATTTGGAGCTTTGAACCAAGTGAAAATCCTCTATATATAAATGAAATCAAAGCTTACTTTATCAATGTCCATATGAGAGCTAATGGCAGCACCAGCAGTCTCTCCGTATCCATTCACAACATTAAGCACTCCATCAGGGACACCAGCCTGAGCAATTTCAatgtaaacaagaaaaaaaagaaaaaaaaaacattcaacAACATAATTTCCATTTCATGGACAATCGAAAAACTTTGTTGTGGAATAAGTACTCTGGGAGAAAAATTTGAAGTGTTGTCTGTCGAGTAGTTGACCAGACccttaaataataaaagtattgtGCCTGAGGTGACTATACTCGATTTTACCCTCGGGTTTTGTTTCTCTACTTTGAGGAGAGCACAAATGAGTTCACGGGGTTTGAATGGAGTGCCTAGGTTCACCAAGGAAATGTTTTATCATTTGGccctaaaatgataaaacattTTCTTGGTGGCGAGGCTTTCCCACAAACTTTGTGAACCCGGTTGGGCTCTCTTTGAAGTCGAAAGATGAAATCCAAGATTAAAACCGAGCATGAACACTTTAGGCATAATACTTCTATTGTTTGAAAGTCTGATTAGCTGCTCGACAGACCAACCTTTAAAAACTTCTCTCAAAAGAGAGCCGACCCCCTCAACATTGTTTCATTTAATCCAAGCTTTTAATTACCAGCTTAGCAAGATGAGCATAATAAAGAGCTGAAAGAGGGGTTTGTTCAGCTGGTTTAACCACAATGGTGCAGCCAGCAGCTAATGCTGGTGCAACCTTCATGAAGAACATGATAGTGGGGAAATTCCATGGGATTATAGCTCCTACAACACCAATGGGTTCCCTAAGAGTGTAACCTTGGAGTCCTTTGCTTAATTTCAACACGGTTCCATGGATTTTATCAGCTGCACCTGCATAGTAACGTAGTGCCATTGAAGCAGCTGGTATGTCGATGAGCTTGCAAAGAGAGAACAGCTTGCCACCATTAATGGCATCCAATGAAGCTATTTCTTCTATATTTTCTTCTATTAAGTCTGCTAACTTCATCAAGATCCTTCCTCGTTCCTAACATGAAAGAAATAAGTTAATTTCACTAAATTGACCCTTAAAATTGAATCTTCATATTATTAATAGCCTATCAATCAGGTCCTTTTGTAAGTTTAGTGATCATTTTAGACATTGAATGTCAATTCTGATATGATGTAGAGCCCATATAAGACAACTTGAATTTGATGTGCTAAGAAAAACCAACAATTCCTATCGGGGACGGAGTAAAAAAATTGCTTTAGGGGAGCCAGAGATGAATCATAAATTATTGGGGAGGTTAAaggcaattttaccattatactactaacatataatttcataaatatttaaggGGCTAAATGGCAAATCTACCATTTGAGGGGGCAAGCCGCTTCCTGCCCGTTTGCCTCTATCCCTGGTTCTGGTTCTTATAGAACGGCACGAGGAGCTGGTAGGGGATCTGCCCCCTTAAAATGGGAATCCCACTATTAGCCTTTTAAATTAGATAAACTTTTAAGTTAGTACAAGATAAAGTTGTACTTTAGTccttcaaaaatgataaaagtttaatttaatcatttgaaaaagaagaagaagatataagctattaaaacaGTAAAAAGTTGCATTTTTTAGCtcccaaaaaatatatttaacttaATTGCCTTCCCAAAAATTTTCTGACTTTGCCATTGAGTTTTCAAAGTTATTTTCTTAACACATCATATTTAAGTTATCTATGGGATGTCatgtatttacaatttaatttatatactttaaatATGTTTCATGTTAAATTCGAGCTAGCATTTAATACTTAAACTAAAGATTTTATTGAGAGAAAGACCTTACCGATATGAAACTAATGGAAAACTCAATTATAACGTTTTGAAATTTATAAACCAATTTAAAGTTTGAACCATAATTTGTAGACGCCAGATGCAATTAAATCCATAAGTAGTACTCAAATGAATTGAACCTTTTGTTATTGTTCAAAAGAAAACACATACATGgatacatacacacatacatacatactaaATTGAAAGAAGGAAATAGAGTAAACCAGAAAGACATACAGAGCCAGACAAGCGAGGCCAAGGGCCATTATCAAAAGCAAAACGTGCAGCCTTCACAGCCAAATCAACATCCTCTTTGTCCCCTTTCGAAACTAGGGTTATTGCCTCCCCAGTTCTCGGGTCGATCGCCTCGAACGTTTTCCCTGTAACGAGATCATAAACAATTAGAGATAACTATTGTATTAGCTTTTAACTTTTTCGCCAGTTTCGCTTACCAGAAACGGAGTCGACGAAGTTGCCATTTATAAAGAGCTTGGTGAATTTTATTGGTGGAATATTGGCAAAAGATTCAGAGCTGTGCGAGCTTCCATTGCAGTGATCTGCCATTTTCAAGTTTCTTTGTTATGGTTCACCGTTTATATAAAGAGAACGTAGCTCTTCAATTTTTGGTTGACATTTGGTATGTCTAGTATCCCGGTATTTAATGACAAGTGGAGGAGTTTTTAATTCATAAATCTTTTTAAGTCCCTATCTGCATTTCGtaagtcaaaaaaattaatataccatTGGTCaatgttaattttgatgtttgggtttttttttctaatttgtacacaactttagcttcaatgtttaatttggtaccCAAACTAAACAATATCATGTCGcccaataaatatttgacatatatgCTCTagtaaaaaacaaacaaaagtaCTTAATTGAGACAAAAGAaaaacttaggtaccaaattgaacattgaagtaAAACTTAAGTACTTGTATGAGGCAAAGAAAAACTCAAGTATCAATTTGAAAAAACTCAAGTACGAAACTAAATTTTGAAGCCAAACttaagtgacaaaaaaaattcaaataccaaattaaacattaaaatcaaatataAGTACCAAGTAGTATATTAACCTGGAAAGCAGATAATGTCAAATTGATTATTTGCAGGTCGGATGGTAATATGTGCCGCGGAGCCTTGGTCTacccaaatttttttctagatatTTTCATTATTCCcttgaatatatttaaaaattttaattaagctctcatgatttttgaaaatttcaattagACCCTCAAAATTTGATATCAAGATCTATCACTAGTTATTTGTAAAAGTAAAGGGGGTTTGATTGATAAATATCTTAAATTGAATTtagggataaatcttaaaattatacatcaACTTTGgcttaatatgtaattttatacgTGAACTTAGATTTTGcacaattttatacatgaaattttgatttgattcaattctcaCAAACTAATAACATAATTGATGATAtagcatcattttatgtttatatattgcatatacaAATAATGATATCTatccaatttaaaaataaattgacatatttattcctttaaatatatatgattaaattaaaattaaaattttatgtatacatttgaaccacaaataaaattttatttgtataactacgtcaaatcaaaatttatatataaatttgatatttatctatctaaatatattatgctataatataaaataaattcagaTTATAGATATTCGAGGATTAACATCCACGTATACCTCGAATTTACCATGGATATCtataaatattcatgaatatccaaattttaaacataagaattttttatttggaaGAAAAGATGAGAACAAATTAATTTGGTTTGGGTCAAACCTATATAACATATAGggaaattcaaaattattacaaACGTATTACATTTTAATTCTTCAGTGAATGCCTTAAAAAGTtggttactaatttatttattgtatGAGGTAACAAGCAAAAATATTATATTCCATATGTAAAGAACTTCAATCAAATAAAGATATTAATAGTTCTTTTGTCGATcgagtcttagttcgattggtatgagtattattgtcaatgcaggaggacgtgAGTTCAAATGCGATGAAatgcattatcttcttatttatgggttgaagaGGGGTTATAGGTAATTTCTGACAATGAAAAAATTAATGtgaatatattttataacatGACTATGTCAATGCTTGCAACATGTGACTAAATCCCACGTTCCATGTGCTTCTTGTTGTTGTATTTGATATAAAacaaattcatatttattttatctttggataatttttattattagtagtagtagAATAAAGAAAAGGGTAAACTGCACATAAAGTCGTTGAACTATTagtaagttttcatttaagtcattagactgttaaatcttttttatttaagttcGACTGGCGAGCTCCAATCAACAATCGGTACAATGGGATAGTACCTATTGACAGGAGCGAAGTTAGAAATATTGATAGGGGGATGTTAAAAGTGTCGACTTTAAAAGGATGTATTTATTAAATTTGAGATAACCTTGATaaccaaaattaacatttataagaaaaagttaaatgttcaatttgtattaaatattgtaattatttaagcattaattattttaccaaattaatatttagatattattttgtattattttcttAGATTAAAcaaaaaatgttattaaatttattataaaaaaactataaatctACAACATAAATCCAATTAAAAGAAATGTTAGAAAACTTTAGGGGGCAAATACaattttatcctatttttaagcattaattataaggttaaaataaaaaattaaaagggttaaactgaaattttacaaaatttagggGGGTTGCGGATCCTGCTTGCCCTGTAAATTCTCTGTTGGCTATTaataagtagaagaacatacgTTAGATCCAAGCCAATCTGACGGTCAATGTTAGAGATCAGAGAAAAAAGctatttaaattttggttctcAGATTTGTGTCAATCAAAATTAtttaatggaaaaaaataaacTGTAGAAAAGGAGAATACAATACAAGCTTTCGAATGGTGTAAGCAATATGAATAGAGAAGATCATACAACAATGACTTTAACCgtccaataacttaaatgaaaaatttcaaatagttaaataactattttataactttttaaaattaaataattaaaacataaatttattaataatttagtgaggttacaatatttttttattccaccCGATATTTTAACGTCATCATCGGTCGGcattttgttatataaataaaatagaatagcCGCCGTTGAATgactattattttgttattattattatttcaatttccaactTTCCAGTTATTCATGCAAGAAATGGTTGACAAAATTAGTAACGAACACATGCAGTGACGAAATACTGTTgacatttttcatatttaaaaatagaaaaaataataatcaacGACGTATTAGTTTTAAAAGTAAGATTGAGAGTTAGGTTTTACGTTGAAATATGCAAATCATATTTCaattttccttaaatttattttggtttaagttGGTATTATGTTTGAGCTCGAagatgaaattaattttttttaatctaacataattaaattatagattttaaggattaaaatataattttttcattttatcaatttttaatttcatagtttttaaagaatttatactaaaattttaccattttagggAAATCAATACCATTACTTGACCTCTTTGACACTTAGCAAGTACTAtccaaatttattttgatttaaatccaaaataaacATTTGTAATTGAAGTTCATGAACATATGGAATTGGAATTTTTAGTTTATCATCTagatgatttatatatatatatatataggtgatGTTTAGAATTATCTTTCACCAACTCATTAAATCACTATCTGAGGCTTGAATTTGGTAACAATTCTTATattaactttgaatttttttttctctaagtTAGCCTTTAGACTTGGTAATTATCTCCATATTAGGGCTTGAACTAAGCAATTGTACCCATATTAAGGCTTGAATGTT containing:
- the LOC107932952 gene encoding aldehyde dehydrogenase family 2 member C4: MADHCNGSSHSSESFANIPPIKFTKLFINGNFVDSVSGKTFEAIDPRTGEAITLVSKGDKEDVDLAVKAARFAFDNGPWPRLSGSERGRILMKLADLIEENIEEIASLDAINGGKLFSLCKLIDIPAASMALRYYAGAADKIHGTVLKLSKGLQGYTLREPIGVVGAIIPWNFPTIMFFMKVAPALAAGCTIVVKPAEQTPLSALYYAHLAKLAGVPDGVLNVVNGYGETAGAAISSHMDIDKTDKKQFEKILSYIEHGKREGATLLTGGKHIGQKGYYIQPTIFADVKDDMIVAKNEIFGPVMSLMKFKTMEEGIKRANNTTYGLAAGVITKDLNVANTVSRSVRAGIVWINCYAVFDMDCPYGGYKMSGFGRDYGLDALNQYLQIKSVVTPIHDSPWH